The following proteins come from a genomic window of Carassius gibelio isolate Cgi1373 ecotype wild population from Czech Republic chromosome B8, carGib1.2-hapl.c, whole genome shotgun sequence:
- the LOC127964114 gene encoding LOW QUALITY PROTEIN: general transcription factor II-I repeat domain-containing protein 2B-like (The sequence of the model RefSeq protein was modified relative to this genomic sequence to represent the inferred CDS: inserted 1 base in 1 codon), which yields MSLYKPKWKVDEEHRQFQERWTLQYFFVEFNGNATCRICKEKVAVLKEYNLKRHYSTKHGEQYDKYQEDERKRRATLLQRELTSQQNIFHEAKKDADAAVEASYVVSELIAKAGKPFTEGQFIKDYMQKVADILCPENKNLFNNLSLSANTVAERISELSSDIYDQLRSKSKDFTAYSVALDESTDITDSAQLAIFIRGINDQFEVTEELLSLCPMHGRTTAKDIFQQLCDAIERAGLPWNRLVGITTDGAPSMTGXKNGLVALVQRKLEEENADAAIVLHCIIHQQALCSKCLKYEHVMSVVLKCINYIRSRSLQHRQFLAFLEEIESTYGDVLYFTEVRWLSRGNVLKRFFELRSEVKRFMEDGRMDVPEFDDPKWVMDLAFLVDITQELNILNLKLQGPGQLITAAYDSVKAFSTKLRLWKTQLSAKNLSHFPTCRSLAEEGTAFSGDEYASAIENLLQEFDQRFADFKAHCVTFQLFADPFSADVESVPNLLQMELIDLQCNSELKTKFREAQGQADKTGQFLRELPPCFPELSKVFSRVKCLFGSTYLCEKLFSTMNFNKCKYRSRLSDAHLEAVLRVSTVTSIRANVAQLCEQKRCQVSGKK from the exons ATGTCTCTTTACAAACCGAAATGGAAAGTGGATGAAGAACACAGACAGTTTCAAGAAAGATGGACGTTGCAGTATTTTTTTGTGGAGTTTAATGGAAACGCTACCTGTAGGATATGCAAAGAAAAAGTCGCTGTTCTAAAGGAATATAATCTCAAACGTCATTACTCGACTAAACATGGAGAACAGTATGATAAGTACCAGGAAGACGAGAGAAAAAGACGAGCCACACTGTTGCAGAGAGAGCTAACGTCCCAGCAAAACATTTTCCATGAAGCCAAAAAAGATGCTGATGCTGCAGTTGAGGCAAGTTATGTGGTGAGTGAGTTGATCGCTAAAGCGGGAAAGCCATTCACAGAAGGTCAGTTTATAAAGGATTACATGCAGAAAGTCGCTGATATTCTTTGTccagaaaataaaaacttgttcAACAATCTATCTTTGTCGGCGAACACAGTGGCAGAGCGGATCAGCGAGTTATCGAGTGACATTTATGATCAGTTACGCAGCAAATCTAAAGATTTCACAGCATATTCTGTGGCGCTTGACGAAAGTACAGACATAACCGACAGTGCTCAGTTAGCAATTTTCATCAGGGGTATTAATGACCAATTTGAAGTGACAGAAGAGTTGTTGAGTTTGTGTCCAATGCACGGCCGTACCACAGCCAAAGATATATTTCAGCAGCTGTGTGACGCCATTGAGCGCGCTGGTTTGCCGTGGAACAGGCTGGTCGGCATTACCACTGATGGTGCCCCATCTATGACAG AAAAAAATGGACTGGTAGCACTAGTACAGAGAAAGTTAGAAGAGGAAAATGCAGATGCAGCAATTGTTCTGCACTGCATTATACACCAACAGGCACTGTGCAGCAAATGCTTGAAATATGAACATGTCATGTCTGTTGTCCTGAAATGTATAAATTACATCAGGTCTAGGAGTTTACAGCATCGCCAGTTTCTGGCCTTTTTAGAAGAAATTGAGTCAACATATGGTGATGTACTTTATTTTACTGAGGTCCGCTGGCTCAGCAGGGGGAATGTCCTGAAGAGATTCTTTGAGTTAAGATCAGAGGTGAAGAGATTCATGGAAGATGGCAGAATGGATGTTCCTGAATTTGATGATCCTAAATGGGTCATGGACCTTGCATTCTTAGTTGACATAACACAGGAGCTGAACATCCTTAACCTGAAGCTCCAGGGCCCAGGTCAGCTCATCACAGCAGCGTATGACAGTGTGAAAGCCTTCTCCACAAAACTAAGATTGTGGAAAACTCAGCTTTCTGCAAAAAACCTTAGTCATTTCCCAACATGCAGATCTCTTGCGGAGGAGGGCACAGCATTTAGTGGTGATGAATATGCCTCTGCTATTGAAAACCTACTGCAGGAATTTGATCAACGTTTTGCTGACTTCAAGGCACATTGTGTCACTTTCCAGCTGTTTGCAGACCCCTTCTCAGCTGATGTGGAGAGTGTTCCAAATCTTTTGCAAATGGAACTAATTGACTTGCAGTGCAACAGTGAGCTAAAAACTAAATTCAGAGAGGCACAGGGACAAGCAGACAAGACTGGACAGTTTTTAAGAGAATTACCTCCATGCTTCCCAGAGCTGTCCAAAGTGTTCAGTCGGGTAAAGTGCCTTTTTGGAAGCACATATCTGTGTGAGAAACTTTTCTCAACTATGAACTTCAATAAATGCAAGTACAGGTCCAGGCTTAGTGATGCCCATCTTGAAGCTGTACTCAGAGTTTCAACTGTGACCTCCATCAGGGCAAATGTGGCTCAGTTGTGTGAGCAGAAGCGCTGCCAGGTGTCTGGCAAGAAATAG